One window from the genome of Synechococcales cyanobacterium T60_A2020_003 encodes:
- a CDS encoding transposase — HPGILRRRAAGNRPAGIERSNAWMERCKILVKNFERTLDNATTKINLCFVRLMLKRLAASP; from the coding sequence TCATCCTGGCATTTTACGCCGCAGAGCGGCGGGGAATCGACCCGCAGGGATTGAACGCTCCAATGCCTGGATGGAGCGGTGTAAAATCTTGGTCAAGAACTTTGAGAGAACCTTGGATAACGCCACGACCAAAATCAACCTCTGCTTTGTCAGGCTGATGCTTAAGCGCCTTGCTGCCTCTCCTTGA